In Bosea sp. (in: a-proteobacteria), one DNA window encodes the following:
- a CDS encoding Lrp/AsnC ligand binding domain-containing protein encodes MKRPRELPVEGDLDVFDRKILEVLRQDGRISIAELGARIGLSKTPCQIRFRRLVDDGYIEGFRATLNPAKLKLDHIAFAEVKLSDTTERALTKFNEEVKKIREVEECHMIAGRFDYLLKIRTPDIRRYRAVLGEKISNLPHVASTSTNVAMETVKETW; translated from the coding sequence GTGAAGCGACCCAGGGAATTGCCAGTTGAAGGCGATCTGGACGTGTTCGACCGCAAGATCCTGGAGGTGCTGAGGCAAGACGGCCGGATTTCGATCGCCGAGCTCGGCGCCCGGATCGGCCTCTCGAAGACGCCTTGCCAGATCCGTTTCCGCAGGCTGGTCGACGACGGCTATATCGAAGGCTTCCGGGCGACGCTGAATCCGGCGAAGCTGAAGCTCGATCACATCGCTTTCGCCGAGGTGAAGCTGTCCGACACCACCGAAAGGGCGCTGACGAAATTCAACGAGGAGGTCAAGAAGATCCGCGAGGTAGAGGAGTGCCACATGATTGCCGGTCGCTTCGACTATCTCCTGAAGATCCGCACGCCGGACATCAGGCGTTACCGGGCCGTGCTGGGCGAAAAGATCTCGAACCTTCCCCACGTCGCCAGCACCTCGACCAATGTCGCGATGGAAACGGTCAAGGAAACCTGGTGA
- the istA gene encoding IS21 family transposase produces MFAVEVYAAVRDFVFNQKQSRREAARVFGLSRETIAKMCRFSIPPGYTRTKPVEKPKLGPLLPVIEAILDGDRASPVKQRHTAKRIFERLRDEHGFAGGYTVVKDHVRLCRARGRETFVPLAHPPGHAQVDFGEALAVIGGVRQKIHFFCLDLPQSDACFVKAYPRETTEAFLDGHVSAFGFFGGVPLSILYDNTRIAVAKICGDGRRERTRAFTELVSHYLFRDRFGRPGKGNDKGKVEGLVKYARSNFMTPIPLAASFAELNAMLAERCRRRQDERAGRHAQTIGERLVADLGVLRPLPAVPLEPCEKRGARVSSTALVRYRSNDYSVPTAYGFQDVVVKGFVEEVVILCRGEEIARHPRNYGTGVFVSDPLHYLALIEEKPNALDQAAALQGWDLPEAFQHLRHLLEARMGNRGKREFIQVLRLLEALPREVVSFAVGEAIRLGAIGFDAVKLIALARLERRPARLDLAAYPYLPRTTVKTTSAADYAVLLPGAAA; encoded by the coding sequence ATGTTCGCTGTGGAGGTCTACGCGGCGGTTCGCGATTTCGTTTTCAATCAGAAGCAGAGCCGACGGGAAGCGGCTCGCGTGTTCGGGCTGAGCCGCGAAACGATCGCCAAGATGTGCCGGTTCTCGATCCCTCCGGGCTACACGCGCACGAAGCCGGTCGAGAAGCCGAAGCTCGGTCCGCTGCTGCCGGTGATTGAGGCGATCCTGGACGGAGACCGGGCGTCTCCGGTGAAGCAGCGCCATACGGCGAAGCGGATCTTCGAGCGGCTGCGGGACGAGCACGGCTTTGCCGGCGGCTACACGGTGGTGAAGGACCATGTGCGGCTCTGCCGGGCGCGGGGCCGCGAGACCTTCGTTCCGCTGGCCCATCCGCCCGGTCACGCCCAGGTGGATTTTGGCGAGGCGCTGGCGGTGATCGGCGGCGTGCGGCAGAAGATCCACTTCTTCTGCCTGGACCTGCCACAGTCGGATGCCTGCTTCGTGAAGGCGTATCCGCGCGAGACGACGGAAGCGTTCCTGGACGGTCACGTCTCGGCTTTTGGCTTCTTCGGCGGTGTGCCGCTGTCGATCCTCTATGACAACACCCGCATTGCGGTGGCGAAGATCTGCGGCGATGGCCGGCGCGAGCGGACGCGGGCCTTCACGGAGCTGGTGAGCCACTATCTGTTCCGGGATCGGTTCGGGCGCCCGGGCAAGGGCAATGACAAGGGCAAGGTCGAGGGGCTGGTGAAGTATGCCCGCTCGAACTTCATGACGCCGATCCCTTTGGCGGCGAGCTTCGCCGAACTGAACGCGATGTTGGCCGAGCGCTGCCGCCGGCGACAGGACGAGCGGGCCGGCCGGCATGCCCAGACGATCGGAGAGCGGCTTGTTGCCGATCTCGGGGTCTTGCGCCCTTTGCCGGCAGTGCCGCTGGAGCCGTGCGAGAAGCGTGGTGCGCGGGTCTCGTCGACGGCGCTGGTCCGATATCGGTCGAACGACTACTCGGTCCCGACGGCCTATGGCTTCCAGGACGTGGTGGTGAAGGGCTTCGTCGAGGAGGTCGTGATCCTGTGCCGGGGCGAGGAGATTGCCCGCCATCCCCGCAATTACGGGACGGGCGTGTTCGTCTCCGATCCGCTGCACTATCTGGCGCTAATCGAGGAGAAGCCGAACGCCCTCGACCAGGCCGCGGCCTTGCAGGGCTGGGACCTGCCCGAGGCCTTCCAGCACCTGCGCCATCTCCTGGAAGCGCGCATGGGCAATCGCGGCAAGCGCGAGTTCATCCAGGTGCTGCGGCTGCTGGAGGCCTTGCCGCGCGAGGTCGTGAGCTTCGCCGTCGGCGAGGCGATCCGGCTGGGCGCGATCGGCTTCGATGCGGTGAAGCTGATCGCGCTGGCGCGGCTGGAACGGCGCCCGGCCCGTCTGGATCTGGCGGCCTATCCGTATCTGCCGAGGACTACGGTGAAGACGACCTCGGCGGCCGATTACGCCGTGCTCCTGCCGGGAGCCGCGGCATGA